A part of Streptomyces sp. NBC_01497 genomic DNA contains:
- a CDS encoding 50S ribosomal protein L25/general stress protein Ctc, whose product MAELKITSETRTEFGKGAARRIRRTNKVPAVIYGHGAEPVHVTLPGHALMMALKTANVLLELDIDGRNELVIPKAVQRNPLRGDIEHVDLLAVKLGEKVTVEINILTEGELAPGQHLLEYVLNTLSVETEATHIPESVTVSVQGLTSGDAVLAKDITLPSGTTLVTDGDAVVLQVLSAQAEEPTEESASGDAAAEA is encoded by the coding sequence ATGGCCGAGCTGAAGATCACTTCCGAGACCCGCACCGAGTTCGGCAAGGGCGCTGCCCGCCGCATCCGCCGCACCAACAAGGTGCCCGCCGTGATCTACGGCCACGGTGCCGAGCCGGTCCACGTGACCCTGCCGGGCCACGCCCTGATGATGGCGCTCAAGACCGCGAACGTCCTGCTGGAGCTGGACATCGACGGCCGCAACGAGCTGGTCATCCCGAAGGCCGTGCAGCGCAACCCGCTCCGGGGCGACATCGAGCACGTCGACCTGCTGGCCGTGAAGCTCGGCGAGAAGGTCACCGTCGAGATCAACATCCTGACCGAGGGCGAGCTCGCCCCGGGCCAGCACCTGCTGGAGTACGTGCTGAACACGCTGTCGGTCGAGACCGAGGCGACGCACATCCCCGAGTCGGTCACGGTGTCCGTGCAGGGCCTGACGTCGGGTGACGCGGTTCTGGCGAAGGACATCACGCTGCCGTCGGGCACGACGCTCGTGACGGACGGCGACGCGGTCGTCCTCCAGGTCCTGTCCGCGCAGGCGGAGGAGCCGACCGAGGAGTCCGCCTCGGGCGACGCCGCCGCCGAGGCCTGA
- a CDS encoding SUKH-3 domain-containing protein — protein sequence MPDLSTTRFPVPVDAALREAGWQPGRWDIKQAEEWADAVSTYVTPAGHRHRVFPAAVEAWAEFGNLRIAPLGPGRQIAPASLLVDPLAGIHLARTLSDLGRSLDTEISPLGQEGDGQAVLAIDRDGRVYSVDHTGDWYLGADFDTALGTLLTGLDPARLTPATD from the coding sequence ATGCCCGACCTCTCCACCACCCGCTTCCCCGTCCCCGTCGACGCCGCCCTGCGCGAGGCCGGCTGGCAGCCGGGACGCTGGGACATCAAGCAGGCCGAGGAATGGGCCGACGCCGTCAGCACCTACGTCACCCCCGCCGGCCACCGGCACCGCGTCTTCCCCGCCGCCGTCGAGGCCTGGGCCGAATTCGGCAACCTCCGCATCGCGCCCCTCGGCCCCGGCCGGCAGATCGCCCCTGCGTCCCTCCTCGTCGACCCGCTCGCGGGCATCCACCTCGCCCGTACGCTCTCCGACCTCGGCCGCTCCCTCGACACCGAGATCAGCCCGCTCGGCCAGGAGGGCGACGGCCAGGCCGTTCTCGCCATCGACCGCGACGGCCGCGTCTACAGCGTCGACCACACCGGCGACTGGTACCTCGGAGCCGACTTCGACACCGCACTCGGCACCCTGCTCACCGGCCTCGACCCCGCACGCCTCACCCCGGCCACGGACTGA
- the glmU gene encoding bifunctional UDP-N-acetylglucosamine diphosphorylase/glucosamine-1-phosphate N-acetyltransferase GlmU: MSANRPAAVVVLAAGEGTRMKSRTPKVLHEICGRSLVGHVVAASRELDPQELVVVVGHARERVEAHVTDAFEGVRTAFQAEQNGTGHAVRTALAELGSTPDGTVVVLTGDTPLLSAGTLAALVASHEKDRNAVTVLTAEVPDSTGYGRIVRDGASGAVTAIVEHKDASDAQRAIREINSGVFAFDGVLLADALGKVRTDNSQGEEYLTDVLGILRESGHRVGASVAGDFREILGINNRVQLAEARTLMNRRLLEAAMLAGVTVVDPASVQLDVTVTFEPDSLVHPNTQLSGSTHLGEGAEVGPNSRLHDTSVGAGARVDNTVADGAVVGDEALVGPFAYLRPGTRLGVRAKAGTYVEMKNATVGEGSKVPHLSYVGDATIGDFTNIGAASVFVNYDGVSKYHTTIGSHCRTGSDNMFVAPVTVGDGVYTAAGSVITKDVPAGSLAVARGQQRNIEGWVARKRPGSAAAEAAQAAGGQPENSV; encoded by the coding sequence GTGAGCGCCAATCGCCCGGCCGCCGTCGTCGTCCTCGCAGCGGGGGAAGGCACGCGTATGAAGTCGAGGACACCGAAGGTCCTGCACGAGATCTGCGGGCGGTCGCTCGTGGGCCATGTCGTGGCCGCCTCCCGCGAGCTCGATCCGCAGGAGCTCGTCGTGGTCGTGGGGCACGCGCGGGAGCGGGTCGAGGCGCATGTGACAGATGCGTTCGAGGGTGTGCGGACGGCGTTCCAGGCGGAGCAGAACGGTACGGGGCACGCGGTGCGGACCGCGCTTGCGGAGCTGGGCTCGACGCCGGACGGGACGGTGGTGGTGCTGACCGGCGACACCCCGCTGCTGTCGGCGGGGACGCTGGCGGCGCTGGTGGCGTCGCACGAGAAGGACCGCAACGCGGTGACGGTGCTGACGGCGGAGGTCCCGGATTCGACGGGCTACGGCCGGATCGTGCGGGACGGCGCGAGCGGCGCGGTGACGGCGATCGTGGAGCACAAGGACGCGAGTGACGCGCAGCGGGCGATCCGGGAGATCAACTCGGGGGTGTTCGCGTTCGACGGGGTGCTGCTGGCGGACGCGCTGGGCAAGGTCCGCACGGACAACAGTCAGGGTGAGGAGTACCTGACGGATGTGCTGGGGATCCTGCGGGAGTCGGGCCACCGGGTGGGTGCTTCGGTGGCGGGGGACTTCCGGGAGATCCTGGGGATCAACAACCGGGTGCAGCTGGCCGAGGCGCGGACTCTGATGAACCGGCGTTTGCTGGAAGCGGCGATGCTGGCGGGCGTGACGGTGGTGGATCCGGCGTCCGTGCAGCTCGATGTGACGGTGACGTTCGAGCCGGACTCGCTGGTGCATCCGAACACGCAGCTGTCGGGGTCGACGCATCTGGGTGAGGGCGCGGAGGTGGGTCCGAACTCGCGGCTGCATGACACGTCGGTGGGTGCGGGGGCGCGGGTGGACAACACGGTCGCGGATGGCGCCGTGGTGGGGGACGAGGCGCTGGTGGGTCCGTTCGCGTATCTGCGGCCGGGCACGCGGCTGGGTGTGCGTGCGAAGGCGGGCACGTATGTGGAGATGAAGAACGCGACGGTGGGCGAGGGGTCGAAGGTGCCGCATCTGTCGTATGTGGGGGATGCGACGATCGGTGATTTCACGAATATCGGCGCGGCGAGTGTGTTCGTGAACTACGACGGTGTGAGTAAGTACCACACGACGATCGGGTCGCATTGCCGAACGGGGTCCGACAATATGTTTGTGGCGCCCGTCACGGTCGGGGACGGTGTCTACACGGCGGCCGGGTCGGTGATCACGAAGGACGTACCGGCCGGTTCGTTGGCCGTGGCCCGTGGCCAGCAAAGGAATATCGAGGGTTGGGTGGCTCGGAAGCGTCCCGGTTCGGCCGCCGCGGAGGCGGCCCAGGCGGCAGGCGGACAGCCGGAGAACAGCGTCTGA
- a CDS encoding SUKH-4 family immunity protein: MVTFAQAQERAEEWVNGEVPAYQHRAVRVREFGLGFVVWSEDREGGPVVEGGRQRLVIARDSGDVTLWPGIAVGEVIRRFEEEYGAQAAVRPAPEPPARIDLNQTSFLLTPPEWLQDAADKLGIPDRRGEARAASGPSAGEPADGVARRGSGVAPPDAPAFPPVPEPDFGPVPSTGPGAGPVPSTGAGSGPAAGPVPVGGGAATTGSGAWAGTDTNAASDSDSVPLPATVFAPPLSGADDGSGAPADAPTALLDGGSQLPPTAVAPSVPPVSAGASAAPVSGQGPGNGPNPPVPGPPGPPGPQGAPPALPDDPSASDIAHAPTSKATPPPRRGGVPTTPPPPGVPGTPGGYVATQFVASLDGPPQPPGPPGPPGPPSAPGVPGTPGAHHAATVFADPQALGGPPPPPAPPGVPGVQGQMAGQMPGVQGGAAGSVPGPVPQAGQIPPPAYGYPPAPAAVPTVGPGYQAVLRYRAPDGSEAQLIRRSAPGTPHPEWQILHELRALNVPPQQVLELHTELESCELPGAYCARMIREMWPQVRITSVAPYGQDHASRQQGMQHLLTHQGELHQVADGPARPAPVRAPLPQVPAAPAVPPEAIQQEMLGAFGPQGLCRYDQQAVSRQGVPEVVAQTLVWAGLPADFGPFFWAQPAQPVIPTLAEVAAQRQVAAASDASSYLVVGTDFGRALCVQYGTAHIMAVPVEAGPGGAPGAPQFVNSSLPQFARCMAMLGRMWRLRFGLTPEQAGRWTVDFQAQLAALDPAALSSPESWWSVLLEQMWDGLL, from the coding sequence ATGGTGACGTTCGCGCAGGCGCAGGAGCGCGCGGAGGAATGGGTCAACGGTGAGGTGCCCGCCTACCAGCACCGGGCGGTGCGGGTACGGGAGTTCGGCCTCGGCTTCGTGGTGTGGTCGGAGGACCGCGAGGGCGGGCCGGTCGTCGAGGGCGGCCGGCAGCGCCTGGTGATCGCGCGGGACAGCGGCGACGTGACGCTGTGGCCGGGCATCGCGGTGGGTGAGGTGATCCGCCGCTTCGAGGAGGAGTACGGGGCGCAGGCGGCGGTGCGGCCCGCACCGGAGCCGCCGGCGCGGATCGACCTGAACCAGACGTCGTTCCTGCTGACGCCGCCGGAGTGGCTCCAGGACGCGGCGGACAAGCTGGGTATCCCGGACCGCCGGGGCGAGGCCCGGGCGGCGAGTGGGCCGTCCGCGGGGGAGCCGGCCGACGGGGTGGCGCGGCGCGGCTCGGGTGTCGCTCCGCCCGACGCACCGGCCTTCCCTCCGGTTCCGGAGCCGGACTTCGGTCCGGTTCCGTCCACAGGTCCTGGCGCGGGTCCGGTTCCGTCCACGGGGGCCGGCTCCGGTCCGGCCGCGGGTCCGGTTCCGGTCGGGGGCGGCGCGGCCACCACGGGTTCCGGGGCGTGGGCCGGTACCGACACCAACGCGGCGTCGGACAGCGATTCGGTGCCGTTGCCCGCGACCGTGTTCGCGCCGCCCCTGTCCGGGGCGGACGACGGGAGCGGTGCGCCGGCCGACGCGCCGACCGCGCTGCTGGACGGCGGCAGCCAGCTGCCGCCGACGGCGGTGGCGCCCAGCGTGCCGCCCGTGTCCGCCGGAGCGTCCGCCGCGCCGGTGAGCGGGCAGGGCCCGGGGAACGGGCCGAATCCCCCCGTCCCCGGACCGCCCGGACCGCCCGGACCGCAGGGCGCGCCGCCCGCACTGCCCGACGACCCGTCGGCGAGCGACATAGCGCACGCGCCCACCAGCAAGGCCACCCCGCCGCCGCGGCGCGGCGGTGTGCCCACCACCCCGCCGCCGCCCGGTGTGCCGGGCACGCCGGGCGGGTACGTGGCGACGCAGTTCGTCGCGTCGCTCGACGGTCCGCCGCAGCCGCCGGGACCGCCCGGACCGCCGGGACCGCCGAGTGCGCCGGGCGTTCCCGGCACGCCCGGCGCGCACCACGCGGCCACCGTGTTCGCCGACCCGCAGGCGCTCGGCGGGCCGCCACCGCCGCCCGCCCCGCCCGGTGTCCCGGGCGTGCAGGGGCAGATGGCGGGGCAGATGCCCGGCGTCCAGGGCGGCGCCGCAGGCTCCGTGCCGGGGCCCGTCCCGCAGGCGGGGCAGATCCCGCCGCCGGCCTACGGCTACCCACCGGCTCCGGCCGCTGTGCCGACCGTCGGGCCCGGCTACCAGGCCGTCCTGCGCTACCGCGCGCCGGACGGTTCCGAGGCGCAGCTGATCCGGCGTTCCGCGCCGGGCACCCCGCACCCGGAGTGGCAGATCCTGCACGAGCTGCGCGCTCTGAACGTGCCGCCGCAGCAGGTGCTCGAACTCCACACGGAGCTGGAGTCGTGCGAACTGCCCGGCGCCTACTGCGCGCGGATGATCCGCGAGATGTGGCCGCAGGTACGGATCACCAGCGTCGCCCCGTACGGGCAGGACCATGCGAGCCGTCAGCAGGGCATGCAGCATCTGCTGACGCACCAGGGCGAGTTGCACCAGGTCGCGGACGGTCCGGCGCGGCCCGCGCCGGTGCGCGCGCCGCTGCCCCAGGTGCCTGCCGCGCCGGCCGTCCCGCCGGAGGCGATCCAGCAGGAGATGCTGGGCGCCTTCGGGCCGCAGGGACTGTGCCGTTACGACCAGCAGGCGGTGTCGCGGCAGGGCGTGCCGGAGGTCGTCGCGCAGACGCTCGTCTGGGCGGGCCTGCCGGCCGACTTCGGCCCGTTCTTCTGGGCGCAGCCCGCGCAGCCGGTCATTCCGACGCTGGCGGAGGTGGCGGCGCAGCGGCAGGTGGCGGCGGCGTCCGACGCCTCGTCGTACCTGGTGGTGGGCACGGACTTCGGCCGGGCGCTGTGCGTCCAGTACGGCACGGCGCACATCATGGCCGTACCGGTGGAGGCGGGGCCCGGCGGCGCCCCGGGGGCTCCGCAGTTCGTGAACTCCAGCCTGCCGCAGTTCGCGCGGTGCATGGCGATGCTCGGCAGGATGTGGCGGCTGCGGTTCGGCCTGACGCCCGAGCAGGCGGGGCGCTGGACGGTCGACTTCCAGGCGCAGTTGGCGGCTCTCGACCCGGCGGCGCTGTCCTCGCCGGAGAGCTGGTGGTCGGTGCTGCTGGAACAGATGTGGGACGGGCTCCTCTAG
- a CDS encoding IS5 family transposase (programmed frameshift), translating into MGRGTWSWIVPDGLWEIAEPLIPPSRVRPQGGGTQDTPDETLFAAIIYVLVSGCAWRALPPCFGISKSTAHRRFLIWSRAGVWGRLHEAVLDRIDECGLLDLTRTVLDSAHVRAKKGGELTGPSPVDRGKPGSKMHVLSDANGLPLVVGVSAGNTPDSQGLKAMVAGLQTRHDPENGWHYKPRKLHADKAYDQRDLRRWLRGKRIGVRIARKGIESSERLGRRRWVIERTMSWLTGYRRLNHRYERHPRNYLAFLGLAAALCCYKRLIRLTT; encoded by the exons ATGGGGCGAGGTACGTGGAGTTGGATTGTTCCGGATGGTTTGTGGGAGATCGCGGAGCCATTGATCCCGCCGTCGAGGGTGCGGCCGCAGGGCGGCGGGACGCAGGACACGCCTGATGAGACGCTGTTCGCGGCGATCATCTACGTCCTGGTCAGTGGCTGTGCCTGGCGGGCCCTGCCACCCTGTTTCGGCATTTCGAAGTCCACCGCGCATCGCCGGTTCCTGATCTGGTCGAGAGCCGGGGTGTGGGGCCGGCTCCACGAGGCCGTGCTGGATCGGATCGACGAGTGCGGACTGCTCGACCTCACACGCACTGTCCTCGACTCCGCCCACGTACGGGCTA AAAAAGGGGGCGAACTCACAGGTCCGAGCCCCGTGGACCGAGGCAAGCCGGGCTCCAAGATGCACGTCTTGTCGGACGCGAACGGGCTGCCCCTCGTCGTCGGCGTCTCCGCAGGCAACACCCCTGACAGCCAGGGCCTGAAGGCGATGGTCGCCGGTCTCCAAACGAGACACGACCCCGAAAACGGCTGGCACTACAAACCCCGCAAGCTCCACGCCGACAAGGCGTACGACCAGCGCGACCTGCGACGATGGCTCCGCGGCAAACGCATCGGCGTCCGCATCGCCCGCAAAGGAATCGAGTCCAGCGAACGATTAGGCCGACGACGATGGGTCATCGAGCGGACCATGTCCTGGCTGACCGGCTACCGCAGACTCAACCACCGCTACGAACGTCATCCCCGCAACTACTTGGCCTTCCTCGGCCTCGCCGCCGCCCTCTGCTGCTACAAACGACTCATTCGGCTCACCACATAG
- a CDS encoding sensor histidine kinase, translated as MTTTGEHRDAAGGTTRGYWWWGRRRSVVLDVGLALVSALECGFEGVRFAGTSSLPVALGVIFGLLAGSVVLVRRRWPYAVVLVAVAVTPAQMGFVLGLVGLYALASSGAPRRIIAALTGMSFAATFIVTYVWTRQDLSDPALHTHAWYMLLLAVLVSVGLTAPPVLLGMYVGARRRLMESLRERADSLEQELSLLADRAEQRAEWARTEERTRIAREMHDVVAHRVSLMVVHAAALQAVALKDPPKAVKNAALVGDMGRQALTELREMLGVLRTGEAAAARKAKGAVSPVGGGPAGGGAAVPLAAVGVAAAAAAAAAAEDGPCLEDIEGLVGQSRDAGMVVDLMVQGDARPYAPEVEQTAYRVVQEALTNVHKHAAGARVTVRIAYRGREVAMQVENGPSDGAAADAGLPSGGNGLVGMRERVTALGGVFVSGVTDAGGFRVSAVLPDAVSRSAEAAVRSA; from the coding sequence ATGACCACGACGGGGGAGCACCGGGACGCCGCGGGAGGGACCACCCGCGGCTACTGGTGGTGGGGGCGGCGGCGCAGTGTCGTTCTCGATGTCGGGCTGGCGCTGGTGTCGGCCCTGGAGTGCGGGTTCGAGGGGGTCAGGTTCGCGGGGACCTCTTCTCTGCCGGTCGCGCTGGGTGTGATCTTCGGATTGCTGGCGGGGTCGGTGGTGCTGGTGCGCCGGCGGTGGCCGTACGCGGTGGTGCTGGTGGCGGTGGCGGTGACGCCGGCGCAGATGGGGTTCGTGCTGGGTCTTGTGGGCCTGTACGCGCTGGCCTCGTCGGGGGCTCCGCGCCGGATCATCGCGGCGCTGACAGGGATGTCGTTCGCGGCGACGTTCATCGTGACGTACGTGTGGACGCGGCAGGACCTGAGCGATCCGGCGCTGCACACGCACGCCTGGTACATGCTCCTGCTGGCGGTGCTGGTGTCGGTGGGGCTGACGGCGCCGCCGGTGCTGCTGGGTATGTACGTGGGGGCGCGGCGGCGGTTGATGGAGAGCCTGCGGGAGCGTGCGGACAGCCTGGAGCAGGAGTTGTCGCTGCTGGCGGACCGTGCGGAGCAGCGGGCGGAGTGGGCGCGCACGGAGGAGCGGACGCGGATCGCGCGGGAGATGCACGACGTGGTGGCGCACCGGGTGAGTCTGATGGTGGTGCACGCGGCGGCGTTGCAGGCGGTGGCGTTGAAGGATCCGCCGAAGGCGGTGAAGAACGCCGCGCTGGTGGGGGACATGGGCCGGCAGGCGTTGACGGAACTGCGGGAGATGCTGGGGGTGCTGCGGACGGGGGAGGCCGCGGCGGCCCGTAAGGCAAAGGGCGCGGTGTCGCCTGTGGGCGGCGGTCCGGCGGGCGGGGGCGCGGCGGTGCCGTTGGCGGCGGTGGGGGTGGCGGCGGCCGCGGCGGCTGCCGCGGCGGCCGAGGACGGTCCGTGTCTGGAGGACATCGAGGGCCTGGTGGGGCAGTCGCGGGATGCGGGCATGGTGGTGGATCTGATGGTGCAGGGGGATGCGCGGCCGTATGCGCCGGAGGTGGAGCAGACGGCGTACCGGGTGGTGCAGGAGGCGTTGACGAACGTCCACAAGCACGCGGCGGGCGCGCGGGTGACCGTGCGGATCGCGTACCGGGGTCGTGAGGTCGCGATGCAGGTGGAGAACGGCCCTTCGGACGGTGCGGCGGCGGACGCGGGTCTGCCGTCGGGCGGCAACGGCCTGGTGGGGATGCGGGAGCGGGTGACGGCGCTGGGCGGGGTGTTCGTGTCGGGTGTGACGGACGCGGGCGGTTTCCGGGTGTCGGCGGTACTGCCGGACGCGGTGTCACGGAGCGCGGAGGCTGCGGTGCGGTCGGCTTAG
- a CDS encoding SMI1/KNR4 family protein, protein MTTGRLGQQAAPPNAAYAGQVVRFPDPVRAARHPVGVRVDGDGYPDFTPYARAAAEIAEPPAGFGVDELRLTDYLSANAALSAAGHELWDTIPAVATPHGWTWHHEVRSRRLVLVPVEVKALLRHHGGLATAPVDHTKRGTRPLQETRPAHFGLPKAGTAVAEPLVAAAEEDLGYRLPAAYRSFLKAAGGCAPVGAALDAELGLLVDQPFFTVRDEAAVNDLVYVNKCLRDHLTKDFLGVAFVQGGLLAVKVRGEQPGSVWFCAYDDARDQDGWSVRERVERLLLPCGDDFDAFLLRLAGNPPELATVANLMVDGGFARAVPVEG, encoded by the coding sequence ATGACGACAGGTCGGCTCGGGCAGCAAGCCGCGCCACCGAACGCGGCGTACGCCGGGCAGGTCGTGCGATTCCCGGACCCGGTGCGGGCCGCTCGCCATCCGGTGGGTGTGCGCGTGGACGGGGACGGCTATCCGGACTTCACGCCCTACGCGCGCGCCGCGGCGGAGATAGCGGAGCCCCCGGCGGGTTTCGGTGTCGACGAACTGCGCCTGACGGACTACCTGTCGGCGAACGCGGCGCTGAGCGCGGCGGGGCACGAGTTGTGGGACACGATCCCCGCGGTGGCGACGCCGCACGGCTGGACGTGGCACCACGAGGTGCGCTCGCGCCGGCTGGTGCTCGTACCGGTGGAGGTGAAGGCGCTGCTGCGGCACCACGGGGGTCTCGCGACGGCGCCGGTGGACCACACGAAGCGGGGGACGCGGCCGTTGCAGGAGACGCGGCCCGCGCACTTCGGGCTGCCGAAGGCCGGTACCGCGGTGGCGGAACCGCTGGTGGCGGCGGCCGAGGAGGACCTCGGCTACCGGCTGCCCGCCGCGTACCGCTCGTTCCTGAAGGCGGCGGGCGGCTGTGCGCCGGTGGGTGCCGCGCTGGACGCGGAGTTGGGCCTGCTGGTGGACCAGCCGTTCTTCACGGTGCGGGACGAGGCGGCCGTCAACGACCTCGTCTATGTGAACAAGTGCCTGCGGGACCACCTGACGAAGGACTTCCTCGGGGTCGCGTTCGTGCAGGGCGGCCTGCTGGCGGTCAAGGTGCGCGGTGAGCAGCCGGGTTCGGTGTGGTTCTGCGCGTACGACGACGCCCGGGACCAGGACGGCTGGTCGGTCCGGGAGCGGGTGGAGCGGCTGCTGCTTCCGTGCGGCGACGATTTCGACGCGTTCCTGCTGCGGCTGGCGGGCAACCCGCCGGAGCTGGCGACGGTGGCGAACCTGATGGTGGACGGCGGCTTCGCGCGCGCCGTCCCGGTGGAGGGGTGA
- a CDS encoding ribose-phosphate diphosphokinase yields MTGIKTTGEKKLMFFTGRAHPELAEEVAQQLGIGIVPTKAFDFANGEIYVRYEESARGADCFLIQSHTAPINKWIMETLIMIDALKRASARSITVIMPFYGYARQDKKHRGREPISARLIADLLKTSGADRILTVDLHTDQIQGFFDGPVDHLFALPILADYVGTKVDRTKLTIVSPDAGRVRVADRWCDRLGAPLAIVHKRRDKDVANQVTVHEVVGDVEGRVCVLVDDMIDTAGTICAAADALFAHGAADVIVTATHGVLSGPAADRLKNSKVSEFVLTNTLPTAGELSLDKITVLSIAPTIARAVREVFEDGSVTSLFDEDA; encoded by the coding sequence GTGACCGGGATCAAGACGACCGGCGAGAAGAAGCTGATGTTCTTTACCGGCCGCGCCCACCCCGAACTGGCCGAAGAGGTCGCGCAACAGCTCGGGATCGGGATCGTTCCGACGAAGGCGTTCGACTTCGCGAACGGTGAGATCTATGTGCGGTACGAGGAGTCCGCGCGTGGAGCGGACTGCTTCCTTATTCAGAGCCACACGGCTCCGATCAACAAGTGGATCATGGAAACGCTCATCATGATCGACGCGTTGAAGCGGGCCTCGGCCCGTTCCATCACGGTGATCATGCCGTTCTACGGATACGCGCGGCAGGACAAGAAGCACCGCGGGCGCGAGCCCATCTCGGCGCGGCTGATCGCGGATCTGCTCAAGACGTCAGGTGCGGACCGGATCCTGACCGTGGATCTGCACACCGACCAGATCCAGGGTTTCTTCGACGGCCCGGTGGACCATCTGTTCGCGCTGCCGATCCTGGCGGACTACGTGGGCACGAAGGTGGACCGTACGAAGCTGACGATCGTCTCTCCGGACGCGGGCCGGGTGCGGGTCGCGGACCGGTGGTGCGACCGGCTGGGCGCGCCGCTGGCGATCGTGCACAAGCGGCGCGACAAGGACGTCGCGAACCAGGTCACGGTGCACGAGGTCGTCGGTGACGTGGAGGGCCGGGTCTGTGTCCTGGTCGACGACATGATCGACACGGCGGGCACGATCTGCGCGGCGGCGGACGCCCTGTTCGCGCACGGCGCGGCGGACGTGATCGTGACGGCGACGCACGGTGTGCTGTCGGGTCCCGCGGCGGACCGGCTGAAGAACTCGAAGGTCAGCGAGTTCGTCCTGACGAACACACTGCCGACGGCCGGCGAGCTGTCGCTCGACAAGATCACGGTCCTGTCGATCGCGCCGACGATCGCCCGTGCGGTACGTGAGGTCTTCGAGGACGGTTCGGTGACGAGCCTCTTCGACGAGGACGCGTGA
- a CDS encoding YwqJ-related putative deaminase, whose translation MGWSSTEPHLPPRPGHRRDGILPAVAAALSVRGETLTCTAGKADQPPQLHPLVQDFLDTLATAQRERFTGRCPEAILLSRHLTGTEAGRSKRARKKPLTAGEARRSLKHAKLTARRIREDGDPLHGTYAPPCRSCAPLLSHFGVRPLDPSEHATAG comes from the coding sequence CTGGGCTGGAGCAGCACCGAACCGCACCTGCCGCCCCGGCCCGGCCACCGCCGCGACGGCATCCTGCCCGCGGTCGCCGCCGCGCTCTCCGTCCGCGGCGAGACCCTCACCTGCACCGCGGGCAAGGCCGACCAGCCGCCCCAGCTGCACCCGCTCGTCCAGGACTTCCTCGACACGCTCGCCACCGCACAGCGGGAACGGTTCACCGGACGCTGCCCCGAAGCGATCCTGCTCTCGCGCCACCTCACCGGCACCGAGGCGGGCCGCTCCAAACGCGCCCGCAAGAAACCCCTCACCGCCGGGGAAGCCAGACGCTCCCTCAAGCACGCGAAACTCACCGCGCGCCGCATCCGCGAGGACGGGGACCCGCTGCACGGCACCTACGCGCCGCCGTGCCGGTCCTGCGCCCCGCTCCTGTCGCACTTCGGCGTACGCCCGCTGGACCCCTCGGAACACGCCACGGCCGGCTGA